A genomic stretch from Gymnogyps californianus isolate 813 chromosome 26, ASM1813914v2, whole genome shotgun sequence includes:
- the LOC127026031 gene encoding LOW QUALITY PROTEIN: olfactory receptor 49-like (The sequence of the model RefSeq protein was modified relative to this genomic sequence to represent the inferred CDS: deleted 1 base in 1 codon), translated as MGAENESAVTEFILEGFSGLDQSLQLFLSLVLLLIYLTTVMGNATIIFLVCVDHRLQTPMYFFISNLSFLEIWFTSSTNIKLFVILSSGRRTISLSSCFAQSYFYFALGCTEFVLLVVMSFDRYVAICQPLHYAAIMKPQLCIHLVVATWVIGITLSSYHLVLLYKLTFCGSNKIHHFFCDNSPLFKLSCSDTSLLWKIDSVLSSLVILGSLCLTLVFYMGILFCILHLPAASERKKAFTTCSSHLITLAIAYGSCIALYVCPSEDVSLETNRVVALLNTVLYPFLNPFIYSLRNKTVILALNKAIAHATMQLFP; from the exons atgggagcagaaaatgaatctgCAGTTACTGAGTTCATCCTAGAGGGTTTCTCGGGGCTTGATCAAAGCCtacagctctttctctctctggtcctTCTGCTCATATACCTGACAACAGTGATGGGGAATGCAACCATCATCTTCCTCGTGTGTGTGGATCACCGCCTGCAAACCCCCATGTACTTTTTCATCAGCAATCTGTCGTTCCTGGAAATCTGGTTTACATCCTCCACAAACATCAAATTGTTTGTGATCCTGAGTTCCGGTAGGAGAACAATCTCACTAAGCAGCTGCTTTGCCCAATCCTATTTCTATTTTGCCCTGGGCTGTACAGAGTTTGTTCTACTTGTTGTCATGTCCTTTGACcgctatgttgccatctgcCAGCCTTTGCATTATGCTGCCATCATGAAGCCTCAGCTCTGCATCCACCTGGTTGTTGCCACTTGGGTCATAGGCATCACGCTTTCGAGTTACCATCTGGTCCTCCTCTACAAGCTGACTTTCTGTGGCTCGAACAAGAtccaccat tttttttgtgacaactCGCCCTTATTCAAATTGTCCTGCTCTGACACCagcctgctttggaaaatagaCTCTGTTTTATCATCATTGGTCATACTGGGTTCCTTATGTTTAACTCTGGTATTTTACATGGGcatccttttctgtattctacaccttccagcagcctctgagaggaaaaaagcttttactacCTGTTCTTCCCATCTCATCACCTTGGCCATTGCATATGGGAGCTGCATTGCTCTCTATGTGTGTCCTTCAGAAGATGTTTCCTTGGAGACAAACAGAGTTGTAGCTTTGCTGAACACTGTCCTGTACCCGTTCTTAAATCCGTTCATCTACAGTCTTAGAAACAAGACTGTGATACTGGCCCTAAACAAAGCCATTGCCCACGCAACAATGCAGCTTTTCCCCTAA